In Pararhizobium sp. A13, the genomic stretch CGCCGGCCTTCGAGATGACGTAGTTCGGAACCGCCAAGGGGCCAAACCGCTGGTGCGCTTCCGCAGCCGCCCGCAGCACCTCGAGTTCGCTCGTCGTCTCTTCCGAATAAGAAGCGAAGGGCGTAGTCAGCAGGCGGGGCGATCTCAATTCCTCACATAGCAGAGCCAGCCTCTCCTCCTCGGAGAGGTTGCGATAGTGTGTGCCGGGACGAGTACACTCGAACAGCTCGTCCACCACCCTTTCATGCACCTCGGAATTCTGGCGAAGGTCGATACCGGCAAGATGAAAGCCAAACACCTCCACCGCCCTTTCGAGATTTCGCAGGCGACCTCGCGCCAAGGGGGCCATGCCGTTCGCGATGAGGGACGCGCTGATAGTCTCCAGATCGTCAGTGAACTCTGAAGGGTTCGCGTAGGCAAGAGCTTGCCCCACGGGCGCGCGCGCGATGCCGTGATATCCCAGCTCGATTGCGCTTGCTGCCAAGCTTGCATAGACTCCCGATATTGCGCGACGGTAGGGCTCGCTTCCCCTGTGCGGCGACCTGTCAGGTGAGCGGTCGGCGAGAGCCCGCAACGTTGACGATACCGAGATGTAGCGGCTGTCCAGTGAGAGCTCCGCCCCGAGCTGGTGCAATTCCTCCAGGTAGTGAGCGAAGGCCCGCTGACTTTGAAGTCGCAAAGCTTCGCGCAATGTTGACGCATTGACGTAGGGATTGCCGTCGCGGTCTCCGCCAATCCAGCTTCCCATGCGCAAGAAGGATGGCAGCTTGGTAATATGTCCTTCATCCGGCTCTGAGAGCCGGTCCTCCAATAGGGCATAGAGACGGGGAATCTCCGGGAAGAGCGTACTGTCGTAATAGGAAAGCCCGTTCATCACTTCATCCACCACCTGCAGACGTTGCCCGCGCAGGCTATGGGTCTGCCACAGCGTCGCTATGGAACGCCGCAGATCGGCATCGCAGGCTTGGCGCTCCTCCGGGGTGAGTTGACAGCGATCGAGGCGTGCGAGGGTGTCCGAGATTCCGCTTTCCAGGTCAATGATGCTTTTGCGGCGCACTTCCGTCGGATGCGCCGTGAAGACCGGTGAGATCATCGCGCTCGCGAGAAATGCGCGGAGCCCCGACCGCCCGATGCCCTCCTTCTCGATCAGCCCGAGTGCCCGCTCCAATGAACCTTCACGGGGTGGGGCAAGTTGAATGGCGTGCAAGCGCGCTCGTCGAATATGGTGCAAATCCTCAGCAATGTTCGCCAACAGGGAAAATTGGCTGAAGGCACGGATGACCCGGCTGCAGACCCCGGGCGAGAGAGTTTCGCACAGGGTCATCAATTCTTCCCGAGCGGCGGTATCTTCGTGTCTATGGAAGCGAGTGGAGAGTTGGCGAACGCGTTCGACGACAGCGAACACATCGTCGCCTTCGAGCATGGCGATCGTTTCGCCGAGCAGCCGCCCGAGCAGTCTTATGTCGCTCAGGAGCGGCTCGTCCTTATGCTGGTTTTGTGTCACCAATTTCGGCCTTTGCAGGTGCTAACGTTAGCATAGCGTTGCACAGTGCCGTCATGCGGTCAAGGCTCGACACGAACCGGTCAAAAGATACCCTGAGGCCGGTAAGCCCCGGCGGGGGCGTGGTGGCGAGCACTCGGCGTATGTCGAGTGCTCCGCTACCCATACGAGGCAATTGTCACCAAACGCGCCTCACGTTTCACCAGGCGTCGGCCGATGGAGTGCGCTTTCATGCGATGATCGAATTGCTGGGCCGAAAAGTGGGCCTGGCTGACAAAGCCGCAGCGGTATACGAAAGTGACTTGGACTGGTTGGGGTAAAGACAAGGCTTCCGATATGTGCCCTTACGGATTATAGTCGAATGGTCCGACTTTCGGACGCAGGAAGCTGGCGCTTCCAAACAAGGGAGCCAAATGACCTCTCTTCCGATCTTCGAGGACGTCGATGAAGCTGTCGGTTTCCCCGCCGACGATTTGCTCGGTCAGTCACTGGGTGGGGAGATGGCTGTTCAGCGTATTCTTGAGGCGCTTCCCGAGCCGATCTATACGACGGACGCAAGCGGCCGGATAACCTTTTACAACAGTGCTGCAGTTGCGATGTGGGGCGTCCGTCCGGAGCTCGGCAAAAGCGAATTCTGCGGATCCTGGAAGCTATATTGGCCCGATGGCAGGCCGTTGCCGCACGACGAATGTCCGATGGCGATTGCATTGAAGGAAAAACGTGCCAATCGGGGCTTGGAAGCGGTGGCAGAGCGCCCCGATGGCACGCGCATTCCCTTCCTTGCTTTCCCGACGCCGCTGTTTGACGATGCGGGCAATCTTATCGGCGCCGTCAACATGCTCGTCGATCTTACCGATCGGGCAATCGCCGACGAGGCCGCGCAGCGGTACGCCGCCATCGTGGCATCCTCGGACGATGCGATCCTTGCCAAAGACCTGAATGGCACCATCATCAGCTGGAATCGCGGCGCTGAACGTCTATTCGGCTACACTGCAGCGGAGGCCGTCGGCAAGCCGGTCGCCATGCTGATCCCCTTGGAGCGGCACAATGAGGAGCCGGAGATCCTGAGCCGCATTCGCCGTGGTGAACGCATCGATCACTACGAGACCATCCGAAGACGCAAGGATGGCAGCCTGATTGAAATATCGCTTTGTGTTTCTCCGATCAGAAGCCGCGAGGGCAGGGTTATCGGCGCCTCGAAGATCGCCCGCGACATTACCGAGCGCAGGCGTGCCGAGGAACAGCAACATCTTCTCATCCGGGAAATGGATCACCGGGTCAAAAACCTGTTCACAGTCGCAAGCAGCGTTGTCTCCCTCAGCGCTCGGTCAGCAGACACCCCTTCCGAACTGGCCTCGGCCGTGCGAGACCGCCTGAATGCACTGGCGCGGGCACATGCGTTGACCATCCCCAGGACCTCTGAAGTGGTCGGTCGAACCGAGCAGGCAACAACCCTTCATAGGCTGATCGGAACGATCCTGGCGCCTTATGACAGCGATTTGGCCGGTCATCAGCCGCGGGCCAGCGTGGTCGGCGCAGATATCCAGATCGGCGGCTCGGCGGTGACCAGTTTCGCCTTGTTGCTGCATGAGTTCGCCACCAACGCGGCCAAATATGGAGCCTTGTCCGTTCCCGAAGGTGCGATTGACATTTCCTGCCATGAGGACGGGGAGCATTTTGTCCTGACATGGACCGAACGCGGCGGACCGCCAGTCGACCGAAGCGGCGATGGCGAAGGATTCGGCACTCTTCTCGGCAAGGCAACGGTCCGAAACCAGTTGGGTGGGGACATCGTCCGTGATTGGAAACCCGAGGGTCTGTCAATCCGTCTGTCGGTAATGCGGGATCGGCTCTGCCCACTGTAGAACGAGTGCTGTTGTGCGGCAACGGAAGAAGAGATTGAATTTGGCCCAGAGAAAGCTGGCAGCGCCGAGCCGAGGAGTGCACAGCATATCGGGGTCAATGTCCGGGCTGATTGACAAAAGCTGGACAACGTCGCTCGGGCGGCCTGGTGGGAGGGGAAAGACCCGATTTCACGTGGCAGTCCGTTTCGGCCCCGGGAAGGCCAATCCGTCCAACAGCTTGCGTGCGGTGCGCACAGTGCCGGCCCCACGAATCGAGCCGTCATCGGCAAGATCGAGAAAGATCTCCATCGAGCCGGTCGGATGCTCGATCTGATAGCGGCCATCGTCCGGGGCCAGGGCAAGCAACTGAGCCGGACTTCCCGCAAGCCGGGTTGCGGTGGCGATTGTGACTGCGGCCAGCACGCCGACCGAGGCATGGACCCGATGCGGTATGAAGCTTCGAGTCGAGATCGCTCCGCCCTGTGTCGGCGCCGAGACCAGTGTCATCTTCGGAACCGACGCTTCCTTGACGTCGCCGAGATTCATCATCGGGCCGGCAGTGAGGCGGATCGCTTCGAGGCGGGTCTTGAGATCGGCATTCGCCTCAAGCGCCTCGCGGCTTTCCCGGCCGGTCAGACCGAAGTCCACGGCGCGCATGATCACGCAGGGCATGCCATTGTCGATCAGCGTTGCTTCGACGCCCTCGATCATGTCGACGGCATTTCCCGTTGGCAGGAGGGTGCCGCACATTGAACCGGCGATGTTGACGAAGAGCAGCGGGACCGCGGCATGTGCGCCCGGCACGCCGGCGATCCCGGTCGAACCGGCATAGCTGACGCGACCGTTGGGCGTCTGCACCCGGGCGACCGCCACTTCGCCGGTGTTCAACATATGGATGCGGACTTCGGTTTCCTCGCCGTCCGGCCTGACGAGGCCCCGTTCTATCGCCGCCGGACCGACGCCTGCGAGAATGTTACCGCAACCTTGGGCGTCGCTGACCAGAGCCTGGTCGACGAAGACCTGCAGGAAGAGGTAGTCGACATCGGCATGCTCGCAGCTCGATGGCGAGAGGATGGCGACCTTGGAGGTCAGCGGATCGGCGCCGCCGAGGCCGTCGATCTGTCGCGGATCAGGCGAGCCCATGATGCGCAACAAGAGATCGTCCCGCTCACTTGGGTCCGCCGGCAGGTCGCTCTTCAGGAAATACGCGCCCTTCGAGGTTCCGCCACGCATCCAGAGGCAGGGGATACCGTCCTCAGACATATTTCAGCCCCTTGGCGGCAAGCGCCGGACGCATATCGTAGATATCGAGGCCGAGCTCGCCCGCGGCGAGCCGCTTGCGCTTTGCCTCTTCGTTCGCCAGCCTTTTTTCGGCGGCGGCCAGTACCGCCACCGCCTCGGCCTGTCTGACGACGCACACGCCATCGTCATCGGCGACGATTACGTCACCCGCCTCTATATAGGCACCGGCGCAGACGACCGGCACGTTGACCGAACCGACGGTTTCCTTGACCGTGCCTTGTGCCGAAACCGCCTTGGACCAGACGGGAAAGCGCATGGCCGTCAGGTCCCGAACGTCGCGCACACCGGCGTCTATGATCAGCCCGCGGCAGCCGCGGGCCATGGCGGATGTTGCCAGCAGGTCGCCGAAATAGCCGTTGTCGCAGGGTGAGGTCGGGGCAAGGACGAGGATGTCCCCCTCCTTCAACTGTTCGATGGCAACATGCACCATCCAGTTGTCGCCGGGAGGCGCCGAGATTGTCACGGCGGAGCCTGCGATCTGGGCGCCGGTATAGATCGGTCGCATATTGCTCGCAAGCATGCCCCTGCGCCCTTGCGCTTCGTGCACTGTGGCAACGCCGGCCGCGGCAAGTCCGTCGATAACAGCCTGTGGGGCGCGGGTAATCGTCTGCACCACGACAGCCATGGTTCAGTGTCCTTTCTTGTCCAGCGGCGGCGTGCCGTGCGTATGGAAAGTTTCGATGGTTTTCAGGCCCCAGGCCTGTCCTTTCTTCCGGTCGGCGTCTGTCCAGACGACGGGCTGCCAATCGGGTGCAAGAATGAGGCGTGCGCCGGAATTGGCGAGTTCGACGCGGTTGCCGGCCGGTTCCCAGACATAGAGGAAGAAGGTGCCCTGAATCGCGTGCTTGTGAGGGCCCGTCTCTATGTGCACGCCATTTTCGAGAAAGATATCGGCCGCTCGGAGAATTTCTTCTCGCGAGTCCGTCGCATAGGTAACGTGATGGAGACGCGCATGGCCTGCGCCATGTTCTTCTGTGCAGGCAAGGTCGTAGGTCTTGTTGTTGACCGTAAACCAGCAACCGCCGAGTCGGCCGTTGTCGAGTTCAATCATCTCCGTGACACGCGAACCGAGGCATGTCTGCATGAAAGCGCGGAATTCGGAGACGTCGTGCGCCAGAAGGTTGAGGTGATCGAGCCGGCGGGGGTGGCATCCCCGCGCGTGATAACGCTGCGCCATGTTCTTCAGCGCCGGTCTTTCGTTGTCGGGCGGGCTGTAGCGCACGGTGTCCCAATAGATTTCGAAGACGTGGCCGAACGGGTCCTCGAAGCGGAAGGCCCGGCCGTGACCGAGGTCGCCATCGATCCATCCCAGGACCTTGTATTCGCTCGCCTCTATCACCGCGACCCGCCGCATCAGCGCTGCTTGTGAGGAGGCCCGGTAGGCCACGTGTCCGATGCCCGTGGTGTGATGGCGCGTGAGCTTCAGCGTGTGAAATTCGTAGTCATCCCAAGCGCGCAGGTAGGCCGAATTCTCGTCCTGGCCCGCAAGGCTGAGGCCATAGACGCGCAGGAAGAAATCCAGGCTCTCGTCGAACCTGTCGGTGAACATCTCAACATGCGCCAGATGCGCGATATCAAAACAGGGTTCCAATTCATTCTCCTCCCACAAGCCTTAGAGCTCATCGACCGTGCGCGGGAATACCGACTGGAAGCCTTCCGCATATTTGGCAGCGCGTCCACCCGATTGCCCGCCGGAATTGCGCTGGAAATGGTTGGCCCGGTTTTGCGCCACGCGCGTGTAGAAATCCCACAGATGCTCCTGTCCTTCCATGCATTCGATCGCGGCGCGCTTCTTTTCCCACACCGAAGTGACGTCGAGGAAGACGTCGGGCTTCCAGCCCATCTGTTCGGTCTGGTGGGGTTCGAAAAGGTAGAGCTGCGGCGCGCCCAGAACCGCCTGGCCGGGATTGTGGCCCCAGGCTTGCGCTATCATCCGCGCCTCCAGCGCGACCTGCGTGGCGTACATATGGTCGGTGTTGTAGGGATCGTATTGTGAGTGGCTCAGCATGAAGGACGGCTGAACCCCGCGGATGACGTCGACGAGGCGGTATTTGTCCTCGTCCGTGAGGCGCAGTGGATAGTCTCCGAGATCGAAGGAGATGAGATTGTGGACCCCGAGCGCCTTTGCGGCCTTTTCCGATTCAGACCGCCGTGCCGCCTTGACGCGGTCGAGCGTCATTTCGGGCTGCTTCCAGAGTTTGGCGGATTCGCCGCGCTCGCCGAATGAAAGGCATACGACGGTCACGTCATACCCCATTTCCGCATGCAGCGCGACCGCACCGCCGCAACGCCAGACGAAATCGGCGGCGTGGGCGCTGATGACAAGGGCGGTCTTGTTTTGTGGCATGGATGCCTCCTTCCGTGAATGCCACCGATCTCGCTCGCAATCCGGTCGTTTGCCAATTCGGATTTCAGGTCGAAGCGATAAGTTTTGGCTATGGCGACTGTTTTTGTGCGGTCCGATTTGCCAGAATTGGAAGGAAGCACGAAGACCCAGGAGCTCTGGCCTCCGGGAGGACCTTGAGGAGGAAACGGTGTCGAAAATCGCGATGTTGGGATTTGGCGAAGCCGCTCGGGCGATCGTCGCAGGATGGCACGCATCGAACCAGGGGACGGTCTCGGTGATCTCGACCTTCGATGTCAAATATGACGACGTTGCTCAACGTCCTGATATCGTCGAGGTCTGCCGCGATCTACGTGTGCAATGCGCTGAGACTGTTGGCGAGGCTCTGGCTGGCAGTGATGCAATCTTCAGCCTTGTGACTGCGGACCGCGCGCTGGACGCTGCCAAGAGCGCCGGCGAGTTCATTCGCGCCGGCGCGCTCTATTTCGATTGCAACTCTTGCGCTCCCTCGACGAAGAAGGCCGCCTCGGCCGCGATCAACAATGCCGGCAGCCGATATGTGGATGTTGCAGTCATGGCGCCTATCCACCCCGCGCGCCATCGCACTCTGATGTTGCTGGCCGGTACGGCGGCCGAGGAGGCGCATCGCCTCCTTGCAACGCTCGGCATGAACACCAAGGTCGTAGGGCCCGAGATCGGGCAGGCTTCGGCGATCAAGATGCTGCGCTCCGTGATGATCAAGGGCATGGAGGCGCTGACAGCCGAATGTATGTTGGCCGCCCGTCGCGCAGGGGTAGAGGAGGCCGTCGTCGCATCGCTTCAGGCTTCCGATCCGGGGTTCGATTGGAGGGCGCGTTCAGCCTATAATCTGGAAAGGATGATAGTGCACGGGGCTCGCCGTGCAGCGGAGATGCAGGAAGTCGCAAACACCCTTTGCGACTTCGGGCTCCCCGACCGGATGACACGCGCGGCAGTCGAGTGGCAAAGACAGATAGCCGACCTTTCCCTGTCTGCATCCGAGGGTTCACTTGCGTGGCGCGCGGATCGTATTCTCGAGCGACTGAAACCGTGATTTCCCCTTCAGCTCAATTCACCGTGAAAACATCGCAGCACAGCCTGCGTCACCTGCGCGTGTTCCTCTGCGTGGTTGACACGGGCTCCGTCACCAGGGCGGCCGAGTTTTGCTTCGTCTCACAGCCGGCCGTGACCCAGGCGCTGTCCAAGTTGGAGCGCACGGCGGGGTTGCCGCTCTTTACCCGAACGCCCCAGGGGCTTTTTCCCAACAATGCGGGAGAGGTTCTCGCGCGGCGTCTACGCAGGGCCTTTGCTTTTTTGGATGCCGCGCTGGGCGAATTATCACCACGACTGCGAGTGACCGCGACCACGGCGCAGCTCAATGCCCTGATCGCCGTCCGCGAGGCGGAGAACTTCACCCTTGCAGCGCGGCGGCTCGGCCTTGCCCAGCCGACCGTGCATCGTGCCGTGAGCCAGCTCGAACACGAGGCGGCCCGCCCGCTTTTCGAGCGGACATCCTACGGGATCGTCGCGACCCGCGCCGCCCAGGCGCTTGCCCAGGCCGCGAGGCTTGCCTTCGTGGAACTCGCCCAGGCCGATGCGGATCTCGCCGAGCTTAAGTCGGAGGAGGCCGGCCGCATTGTCGTCGGGGCGATGCCTCTCTCGCGGTCGTACGTCCTGCCCAAGGCCATAGCCAGTTTCCGCAAACTGCGCCCGAACCTGCCCATCCAGATTCTCGAAGGTCCTTACGCCGATCTTCTCGCCGGGCTGCGGCGCGGCGAGATCGACTTCCTGATCGGTGCGCTTCGCGATCCGGTGCCGATCGGCGATGTCGAGCAGCGTGCGCTGTTTTCCGATACTCTGGTGATTGTCGCGGGCCAGCGCCATCCGCTGAGAGGGAAAGCGAATCTTGCGCTCGAAGAGCTTGCGGCCTATCCCTGGGTCGTCGCGCAGAAGGAAACCCCCATTCGCCGCCACTTCGACGCCCTGTTCGCGCCCCTTAATGACCGGGCGCCGAAGAGTATCGTGGAGTCAGGTTCGCTTATACTCATGCGCGAGCTTCTGGATACCAGCGACCATCTCGGCTGTATCTCGCATCTACAGGCAGAGGCAGAGATCGCCCGCGGCCTGATGCACGCGCTGCCGGTCGATCTTGGGCACACATCGCGCCCGATCGGCCTCACGCTTCGTCAGAACTGGCTGCCGACAATCGCACAGCAGCAGTTCCTGGATCTGATCGCCAGCCGCGGCTGAGAACCCACCCCTATAGTTTTTTCTTATGATCGCCCGGCGATTTTGAAATGGGAAAGCGCGTCGCTTCCAGTCATCTCTAGCTTACCCCGGCAAAGCGCCAAACCGCGGCTTCTGCGGAAGAAACGGGGCAAGAGCGCGGCGATCCTGGAGGGGTGCGGTGCAGGGTAGGGAGGAAAGATGCTGACCCTTTTGTTCGACGGTATGGCCTACGGCATGTTGCTGTTCATACTTTCATGCGGCCTTGCGGTGACGCTGGGATTGATGAACTTCATCAATCTCGCCCACGGCGCCTTCGCCATGGCAGGCGGCTATGTCACGGTCATCCTGACAAACCGTTGGGGCATGCCCTTCCTGCTGACGCTGCCAGTTGCCTTCCTCTTCACTGCCGCGGTCGGTGTCCTGCTCGAGAGGATGTTTTACCGCCGCATGTACGACAAGAGCCATCTGGATCAGGTTCTTTTCTCGATAGGTATCGTTTTCGTAGCGGTCGCCGGGATCGACTATGTCATGGGGTCACAGCAACAGATCCTCAACTTGCCCGAATTCCTGCGCGGCCGCGTCAGCCTGCTCGGGGTCGGTATCGGCATCTATCGGGCCTTCCTTGTTGTCGTGTGCGGCATCCTCGCCATCGCCTTGCAATTGGTGCTTGCTCGCACCCGCTTCGGAAGCCGGCTTCGCGCCTCGGTGGATGACGCCCGCGTCGCCCGCGGCGTGGGCATTCGGGTTAACACCATCTTTGCCGTTACCTTCGCCGTTGGATCGGGCTTGGCCGGCCTCGGCGGCGCGCTCGGCGCCGAAATCCTCGGCCTTGACCCGACTTTCCCGCTGAAATTCATGGTCTATTTCCTGATCGTCGTCTCGGTCGGCGGTACGTCGAGTATGTACGGCCCCCTGTGTGCATCCATCCTGCTCGGCATCGCAGACGTGCTCGGCAAATATTATGTTCCAACCCTCGGCGGGTTCGTCATCTATATCGTCCTTGTGGCAGTTCTGGTGTTGCGGCCGCAGGGTCTGTTCGCGAGGGCCCAGTGATGCTGCACTCTGACGTCGCAAACTCGATCCTGCGGCAACGGGTTTCAGGCATCCTGAAAAAACCAGCTCGCTGGACGGTTTTGGAAATCGCCTTCTGGGTGATGGCTGTCATCGCTTGGTTCCTCCTTCCCGATCAACACCTCATTCTCACAGAGATCGCTGGCTTCGCCATTCTGGCACTCTCCCTCGATCTGATCCTCGGCTATGCAGGCATCGTTTCCCTGGGGCAGGCCGCCATGTACGGTGTCGGTGCCTATGCCAGTGGCCTTTTCTCGATCTATGTTACCGGCGAGCCCCTCTCAGGTCTTCTCGTCGGCGCCCTTTCCGGCGCGCTCGTGGCCTTCCTCACGAGTTTTCTCCTGCTCAGAGGCGGTGACCTGACGCGGCTCATGGTGACGCTCGGCGTGGCGGCGGTCTTTGCGGAGATTGCCAACCAGCTGACCTGGCTGACGGGCGGCGCGGATGGCCTGCAGGGTATTACCATCGATCCGCTCTTTGGCGTCTTCGAGTTCGACATCTTCGGCCACACCGCCTGCGCCTACAGCCTTGCCGTCCTGTTTATCCTCGTTCTTCTGGCCCGGCTCGTCGTCTCCTCTCCCTTCGGCTATTCGCTGAAGGCGGTCCGCGACAATCCTCTTCGCGCCTCCGCGGTCGGCATTCCCGTCAATCCGCGACTGGTGGCGATGTATGTATTGGGCGGCGCCTACGCGGGCATCGCAGGAGCGCTGTTCACGCAGACGCAGCAGTTCATTTCGCTCGATGCGCTGTCCTTCCAGAAATCCGCCGATGGGCTGATGGTCCTTGTCATCGGAGGCACCGGCTATCTCTACGGCGGTATCATCGGCGCTCTGGTCTACGAACTGATCCAGGACGCGCTGTCATCGATCACCCCGCAATACTGGCAGTTCTGGGTCGGCATCCTGCTCATCGCCTTTGTCCTGATCGGGCGCGAGAAGCCTCGCAATCTTGTCACCGGGCTGTCCGCGCGCGTCGCGGAATTGGCCGGCCGTGCGTCCCGCAGCCAGACATCAAAAGGGAGGGCGCCGTGACAGTCGCCGTACTTGAAACAAGACACCTGAACAGGAAGTTCGGTGCGCTGCAGGCCACGACCGATGTCAGCTTCCGCCTCGAACGCGGTGCCCGCCACGCCCTGATCGGACCGAACGGAGCAGGAAAAACGACTTTCATCAACCTGCTCACCGGTGTGCTCAAACCTTCGAGCGGCGAAATTTTCATGAATGGCGAGGATATCTCGTCACTCAAGCGGGAACGACGGGTGCAGCGGGGCCTCGTGCGTACATTCCAGATCAACCAGCTGTTCGGCCAGCTGAGCGTGGTGGAGAGCCTCGCCCTGGTGATCGCCGAGCGTCGCGGGCACGGCAGAAACTGGTTTCGCTTTGCCGGATCGCTGCCAGGCGTCGAGGCA encodes the following:
- a CDS encoding ABC transporter ATP-binding protein, producing the protein MTVAVLETRHLNRKFGALQATTDVSFRLERGARHALIGPNGAGKTTFINLLTGVLKPSSGEIFMNGEDISSLKRERRVQRGLVRTFQINQLFGQLSVVESLALVIAERRGHGRNWFRFAGSLPGVEAEIAGLVHDFGLDTVLDQPCSGLPYGKQRLLEIALAIACKPKVLLLDEPAAGVPEADRHEVLTRLAALPTDVSILLIEHDMDLVFNFATCISVLVAGALFAEGSVEHISRDPRVKDVYLGGAHHG
- a CDS encoding branched-chain amino acid ABC transporter permease, which produces MLHSDVANSILRQRVSGILKKPARWTVLEIAFWVMAVIAWFLLPDQHLILTEIAGFAILALSLDLILGYAGIVSLGQAAMYGVGAYASGLFSIYVTGEPLSGLLVGALSGALVAFLTSFLLLRGGDLTRLMVTLGVAAVFAEIANQLTWLTGGADGLQGITIDPLFGVFEFDIFGHTACAYSLAVLFILVLLARLVVSSPFGYSLKAVRDNPLRASAVGIPVNPRLVAMYVLGGAYAGIAGALFTQTQQFISLDALSFQKSADGLMVLVIGGTGYLYGGIIGALVYELIQDALSSITPQYWQFWVGILLIAFVLIGREKPRNLVTGLSARVAELAGRASRSQTSKGRAP